The following proteins are encoded in a genomic region of Pseudomonas saponiphila:
- a CDS encoding transporter has translation MTLTVVLLVAFSILLDVIGQLCFKLGLDRLPELEGGFRLNAFWGQVFNAPLLWCGIGAYAIEFFVWLEALSRAPLSLLFPAAALAYCGVVLAGKVVLGEVVSRRRWLGTLVITAGVMLVCVAST, from the coding sequence GTGACCCTGACCGTTGTTCTACTGGTGGCCTTTTCGATCCTCCTGGACGTGATCGGCCAACTCTGTTTCAAGCTCGGCCTCGACCGCCTGCCGGAGCTGGAAGGCGGCTTTCGCCTGAATGCCTTCTGGGGCCAGGTGTTCAACGCGCCCCTGCTGTGGTGCGGCATCGGCGCCTACGCCATCGAGTTCTTCGTCTGGCTCGAAGCCCTGTCCCGGGCGCCCCTGAGCCTGTTGTTCCCGGCAGCGGCCCTGGCCTATTGCGGCGTGGTACTGGCGGGCAAGGTGGTGCTGGGCGAGGTCGTCAGCCGCCGACGCTGGCTCGGCACCCTGGTGATCACCGCCGGGGTGATGCTGGTGTGCGTGGCCAGTACCTGA
- a CDS encoding GlpM family protein has translation MLKAALGAAVVVILAALAKTRNYYIAGLVPLFPTFALIAHYIVGKGRSLDDLKTTILFGMWSIIPYFVYLATLYVMVDRLRLEASLAVAAVAWLIAATILVSVWVRLHA, from the coding sequence TTGTTGAAGGCCGCCCTGGGCGCGGCGGTGGTGGTGATTCTGGCGGCCCTGGCCAAGACCCGGAACTACTACATCGCTGGCCTTGTGCCGCTGTTCCCGACCTTTGCCCTGATCGCCCACTACATCGTCGGCAAGGGCCGTTCGCTCGACGACCTGAAGACCACCATCCTGTTCGGCATGTGGTCGATCATTCCCTACTTCGTCTACCTGGCGACCCTGTATGTGATGGTCGACCGCCTGCGCCTGGAAGCCTCCCTGGCGGTGGCGGCCGTGGCCTGGCTGATTGCCGCAACGATCCTGGTCAGCGTCTGGGTGCGCCTCCACGCCTGA
- a CDS encoding EamA family transporter → MSSNTSHGWLHERLGTIVLWALLIGFESAGQIATKVGGDQLGQMDFNLQWLAAVAVNPGVLMAIACYIGAFFVWMLILRRSSLSLAFPLSSLVFVVVLLGSWLGLGEQISLLHWIGVFVIIGGIALLAEGEEA, encoded by the coding sequence ATGAGTTCGAACACCTCCCACGGCTGGCTGCACGAGCGTCTGGGCACCATCGTGCTCTGGGCCCTGCTGATCGGCTTCGAGAGCGCCGGGCAGATCGCCACCAAGGTCGGCGGCGACCAGTTGGGGCAGATGGACTTCAACCTGCAATGGCTGGCAGCGGTTGCGGTCAATCCCGGCGTGTTGATGGCAATTGCCTGCTACATCGGCGCTTTTTTCGTTTGGATGCTGATCCTGCGCCGCAGCAGCCTGTCCCTGGCCTTCCCCCTGAGCTCCCTGGTGTTCGTGGTGGTCCTGCTGGGGTCGTGGCTGGGCCTGGGTGAGCAGATCAGCCTGCTGCACTGGATCGGCGTCTTCGTGATCATCGGCGGGATTGCCCTGCTGGCGGAGGGTGAAGAGGCCTGA
- a CDS encoding fatty acid desaturase family protein — MARPAYRLLAHSLWDLIPIVMALAHFAFVLWLVLDFHALSWWVILPAALLYAVSLSWSINSISHNQIHNAYFTPGWMNRAFDLLLSVTIGFSQTLYRDIHNRHHRGNSDRPDAQGKTVDPLSIYLHGKNGQPDNPWAYTFLSFFRDDPKEIYQEMQRKRPDDARWVKVEIGVTVAFYLALALYDWHAVLVLLPFWYLGQSLSSLNGYYEHLGGNPDLPIAWGVSSYSPLYNLIWMNNGYHAEHHYRPKMHWTKVKAFHREIREQQRAAGVKVIPLSHGLGFLLSHRKA, encoded by the coding sequence ATGGCTCGACCCGCCTACCGTCTGCTTGCCCATTCCCTCTGGGACCTGATCCCGATTGTCATGGCCCTGGCGCATTTCGCCTTTGTCCTGTGGCTGGTGCTGGACTTTCACGCCCTGTCCTGGTGGGTCATTCTCCCGGCGGCGCTGCTGTATGCGGTCAGCCTGTCGTGGAGCATCAACAGCATTTCCCACAATCAGATCCATAACGCCTACTTCACCCCGGGGTGGATGAACCGCGCCTTCGACCTGCTGTTGTCGGTGACCATCGGCTTTTCCCAGACCCTGTACCGCGACATCCACAACCGTCACCACCGTGGCAACTCCGATCGACCCGATGCCCAGGGCAAGACCGTGGACCCGCTGTCGATCTACCTGCACGGCAAGAATGGCCAGCCGGACAACCCCTGGGCCTACACCTTCCTGAGCTTCTTTCGCGACGACCCCAAGGAGATCTACCAGGAAATGCAGCGCAAGCGGCCTGACGATGCGCGCTGGGTGAAGGTGGAAATCGGCGTCACCGTGGCCTTCTACCTGGCCCTGGCGCTGTATGACTGGCACGCGGTGCTGGTGCTGCTGCCGTTCTGGTACCTGGGACAATCGCTGTCGTCCCTCAATGGCTACTACGAGCACCTGGGGGGCAATCCCGACCTGCCGATTGCCTGGGGCGTGAGTTCCTACAGCCCGCTGTACAACCTGATCTGGATGAACAACGGCTACCACGCCGAGCATCACTACCGGCCGAAGATGCACTGGACCAAGGTCAAGGCCTTCCACCGCGAGATTCGCGAGCAGCAGCGGGCGGCGGGGGTAAAAGTGATTCCGCTGTCCCACGGCCTGGGCTTCCTGCTATCCCACCGCAAAGCCTGA
- a CDS encoding arginase produces the protein MNILDLDHSLTAQEPIMRRLNSGQARRLDLLDLGPKLRLWSTERTYRHFRERLGQRPRHSGPQPEIFFVGSGDYHHLTPAFLYDLKEPVSLIHFDNHPDWVRFAPRRHCGSWVNRALQLPNIQRIVTLGPCSEDLHNPQLRGGNLGALKHGKLQLFPWQHAPSKVWGRVGDGAGHQQQENHLHWRNLADLDWASFLSQMIDSLPTEAVWITIDKDVLASEDAATNWDQGGMRLTHLLQALRELAARKRILGIDVCGEFAQPAFSNAFKRWEAKSDQPPAERWSQDDLLRNSVTNEALISLFEELFP, from the coding sequence TTGAATATCTTAGATCTCGACCACAGCCTGACCGCCCAGGAGCCGATCATGCGGCGCCTGAATAGCGGCCAGGCGCGACGCCTTGACCTGCTGGACCTAGGCCCCAAGCTGCGCCTCTGGTCCACCGAACGCACCTACCGCCATTTTCGCGAGCGCCTGGGCCAACGTCCCCGGCACAGCGGCCCGCAGCCGGAAATCTTCTTCGTCGGCTCCGGTGACTATCACCACCTGACCCCAGCCTTTCTGTACGACCTCAAAGAGCCGGTGAGCCTGATCCACTTCGACAACCACCCCGACTGGGTACGCTTCGCCCCGCGCCGGCACTGCGGCTCCTGGGTCAACCGGGCGCTGCAGTTGCCGAACATCCAGCGCATCGTCACCCTCGGCCCTTGCAGCGAAGACCTGCACAACCCGCAACTGCGCGGCGGCAACCTCGGCGCCCTGAAGCACGGCAAACTGCAGCTGTTTCCCTGGCAACACGCGCCGTCCAAGGTCTGGGGCCGGGTCGGCGACGGCGCCGGGCATCAGCAGCAGGAAAACCACCTGCACTGGCGCAACCTGGCGGACCTGGACTGGGCCAGCTTCCTTTCGCAGATGATCGACAGCCTGCCCACCGAAGCGGTGTGGATCACCATCGACAAGGACGTGCTGGCCAGCGAAGACGCCGCCACCAACTGGGACCAGGGCGGCATGCGCCTGACCCACCTGCTGCAGGCGCTGCGCGAACTGGCGGCGCGCAAGCGCATCCTGGGCATCGACGTCTGTGGCGAGTTCGCCCAGCCGGCCTTCAGCAACGCCTTCAAACGCTGGGAGGCCAAGTCCGACCAGCCCCCGGCCGAGCGCTGGAGCCAGGACGACCTGCTGCGCAACTCAGTAACCAATGAAGCCCTGATTTCGCTGTTCGAGGAGCTGTTCCCGTGA
- a CDS encoding sigma-54-dependent transcriptional regulator produces the protein MNNELTVLIVEDDPHVLLGCQQALALEDIPCIGVGSAEEALAQVGDNFPGIVVSDIRLPGIDGLELLSRLKERDRSLPVVLITGHGDISMAVGAMQKGAYDFMEKPFSPERLVDVARRALEQRGLAREVTSLRRQLAERNSLEGRIIGRSPAMQNLRELIANVADTSANVLIEGETGTGKELVARCLHDFSRRHSQQFVALNCGGLPENLFESEIFGHEANAFTGAGKRRIGKIEHAHQGTLFLDEVESMPINLQIKLLRVLQERTLERLGSNQSVAVDCRVIAATKSDLDELSRAKAFRSDLYYRLNVVTLELPPLRERREDILQLFEHFLQQSSLRFDRAVPELDNQTLSSLMSHDWPGNVRELRNVAERFALGLPAFKKTGASPAQGLGFAEAVEAFERNLLNDALQRSGGNLTQASQELGMAKTTLFDKVKKYGLSH, from the coding sequence ATGAACAACGAGCTGACCGTGCTGATCGTCGAAGACGACCCCCATGTCCTGCTGGGTTGCCAGCAGGCCCTGGCCCTGGAAGACATCCCCTGCATTGGCGTGGGCAGCGCCGAGGAGGCCCTGGCCCAGGTTGGCGACAACTTCCCCGGCATCGTGGTCAGTGACATCCGCCTGCCGGGCATCGACGGCCTGGAACTGCTGAGCCGCCTCAAAGAGCGCGATCGCAGCCTGCCGGTGGTGCTGATCACCGGCCACGGCGACATCTCCATGGCCGTCGGCGCGATGCAGAAAGGCGCCTACGACTTCATGGAAAAACCCTTCTCCCCCGAGCGCCTGGTGGACGTGGCCCGCCGTGCCCTGGAACAACGGGGCCTGGCCCGGGAAGTGACTTCGCTACGCCGCCAACTGGCCGAGCGCAATTCCCTGGAAGGCCGGATCATCGGTCGCTCGCCGGCCATGCAGAACCTGCGGGAGCTGATCGCCAACGTCGCCGATACCTCGGCCAACGTGCTGATCGAAGGCGAAACCGGCACCGGCAAGGAGCTGGTCGCCCGCTGCCTGCATGACTTCAGCCGCCGCCATTCGCAACAGTTCGTCGCCCTGAACTGCGGCGGCTTGCCGGAGAACCTGTTCGAAAGTGAAATCTTTGGCCACGAGGCCAACGCCTTCACCGGTGCCGGCAAGCGGCGCATCGGCAAGATCGAGCACGCCCACCAGGGCACCTTGTTCCTCGATGAAGTGGAAAGCATGCCGATCAACCTGCAGATCAAGCTGCTGCGGGTATTGCAGGAGCGGACCCTGGAACGCCTGGGGTCGAACCAGAGCGTGGCCGTGGATTGTCGGGTGATCGCCGCCACCAAGTCGGACCTGGACGAGCTGAGCCGGGCCAAGGCCTTTCGCAGCGACCTGTACTACCGCCTCAACGTGGTGACCCTGGAACTGCCGCCCCTGCGCGAGCGCCGCGAGGACATCCTGCAACTGTTCGAACACTTCCTGCAGCAGTCATCCCTGCGTTTCGACCGGGCCGTGCCGGAACTGGACAACCAGACCCTGTCGAGCCTGATGAGCCACGACTGGCCGGGCAACGTGCGCGAACTGCGCAACGTCGCCGAGCGCTTCGCCCTGGGCCTGCCGGCGTTCAAGAAGACCGGCGCCAGCCCAGCCCAGGGCCTGGGTTTTGCCGAGGCGGTGGAAGCCTTCGAACGCAACCTGCTCAACGATGCCTTGCAGCGCAGCGGCGGCAACCTGACCCAGGCCAGCCAGGAGCTGGGCATGGCCAAGACCACCCTGTTCGACAAGGTCAAGAAATACGGCCTGAGCCATTAA